ggattaactgtactacttgcattgcatgttcacacgtcacgaaatcagtcctactattgctaactttgtttactaatactaaaatataacgaCTTATATtttaggtgggatttttttatggcgtgattaacattaacagtagataccaaagcataataaatattaagaattttatatctttcttcagctgatcgccacttggtcaagtctccccataaaatcttggtcaagtctccccaacattagttattgcgttcaatttcatgcgaattctagtaataactattccaatgctccagtttatgtaaaatcatttcactgcttcacaaggattaagatggtatattagtcctttaatagtaattagtagtcgagtagatatgtccatacaaagtttgataaaaaattacatcatttaatgcaaatttattaatcacgtaatattttctgcaaggaaagaattttttactccaaactttcaaaattaccttaagggatcgaaacaagtataaaaaatttgaaaaaaattaagaatcgaatagaaggcgccatagccgaaaatagaattttgcgcttggtcaagtctccccatgttcccctaggTATTGCATCGATTTGCTGAACTTCAGGGAAACAATCGTGCCCGAGTCCTCTCGTCGATTAAAGTGGAATCTATTGTACAGACGGAAGCAAACAAGAAGCTCATATGGCTGTTCGAATTAATACGTGTTATCTTGGCGAGGATGCTCGACAAATATTATTAGCATGCTGCACCCCAAAGGCGATGCTCTGCGAACCAGAAACATCTTGACACGTGGTACAATAAATTCTAAATGACAATAGAAAAGTGCCAAATCCGGGTAAACCGCGCTACCATAACCCTGGACATTGTCATCTCTTCTACAAGTTCTACGTACGTTTTCGAAAACAGCGAGCCAATAAAATTACGGTCGATATTTCTACGAATCGTATGGtacaatttaaaatatattttctcctCACTTTACGAATGAAAACTATCGAATGTTGATATTTTCTTCCGTATTCAGAGTGCAAAAACACGACATTCTATCATATACCCGAACAAAACGCGCAAcagttttgttttctattttttaaatgtatTCATCGTTCAATTCCAACGAAAACACATGTTCACTCGTTAAGAGTAAATGCGACACAAAGAAAATGATTCTTTTGGCAAAGATTCAATCAAAATCCCAGCTAGTGTTAGTAGTAGATGCCTAACGTGCCGGCGAAAAGTCTCGTAGAAAATTTCACGCCCCCGCGATCGTGAAACCATACGCGTCGGTCGGCCAAACAGCTCGTCAACCTGCACACCACGCAGTATATATTTTCTACCCCGCTCTTCGTGCCGAAACGAGCaccatttttcttcatttttattttgaacTCAAAAGGTCACACCGTATTGTAAGTAAATACGACAATAAATCTCTCTCGTCCAAGACGaaatgaaggcaactttccCATCCGGTGCGTCACTAGCGTCAATTAAGAAGGCCATAACTAGGTCACTTACCCTAAAATTGAGATCCTCGTCGGTTTCCCCATTGAAGTCGTACATTGCTATACCGTACGGTTCCTGGCGGCCAACGTTCGCCGTACACGTAACCTCTTCGGCATCAGCTACTTCCACGcacggtggtggtggtggaggTGGAATGTTTGGCATTGGAAGCGAAGGTAGCGAATCCAACGATTCTTCCCCATCGTCAAAACTGGTACTATTTTGTTGTTGGAAGGCAGAGGCCACCGTTGGCAACGGAACGGGTGGTTTAATGATGGCCCATACCGGTTGCACTGGGGCTACCGTTGGTTTCGGTTTCAACGCAGGGCTAAACTTTTGGCTGCTACTACTGCCTACAGCTGAATTTTTGATGATTGTTGGCATCGCAACGGTTTGTACTTTGGATAAGACTGTTTTTCCGTTGCACAGTGGGTCGACAAATTCGGATTCGTACAGTTTGCTATTCACCGCTGGAGCTCGAATGGTGGCGGAGCTTAGAGGTGCGTAGATGTTGTGATTGGATGAGGTTGCTCGAGTTACTGGCGGTGGCATCCCGAAGGGATCCGAAAGATCCCATGGATCTTTTGTCGCAGCCATCGATGCAGGTGTTGTTGTCTTGGACCGCTGGTTTTCGTTCTGATTCACAAAATCGTCCTCGAAACCACTCTCAGTTTGCGACATGCTTCCATTGTTAGGAGAGGAATAGTTCGAATCTGAACTGAAACTGTCCACACTGATACAATCACTGCACGACTTTTGAGTGAAAGTTGGAGAACTGGGAGGTGAATCGAAACTTATTAGTTGGAGGTCAGTTCCGTATGTGGAACCATGGCCGCTACTCGGTGTGGACGCAACTGATCCATAGTTGGGCGCGTGTTGACCCAAGGGTGGCGGTAATTTTGGTGGAGGCGGTAGCTTCACTGGTATTTGACATTTCGGTGCTATCGGTGGCTTCGGCCCGCTGTGGTTTCGCTTTTGTCCGAATAGATTTGACAAAATGTTGATGGACTGTGGCTGACCGGGTTTCTTGAGGGCTGGTACCACTTTCGGTGGCGGTGGTCTTGGAGGCGGAGCTTTCTTTGCTTTTTGGTTTGGTTGAGCTCCGGAAAGCGGTGGCTGCCTGTTTGCCATTGGCACTCCACCACGCTGCGGATTGAAAGGCATATCATCCCAGCTAGTGGCTGGACTGTAACGATTGATCTTATTGGACGATACCTGCGGTGGCGGTGGCGCTGGTCTCGACGGAATCGTCATGTTTCtggaaaataaaatgaaaagcgaaattgatTAGATGGTTCATCAAACAGAAGAAAAGCTTTCACACCCAGTAACAAGGAGTGGTTTATTCGCACAAGCGCCAAAAGGGAGAATGCGAAAAAACAACGAGGGCGGAAAAATAATAACAGGGGGGAAATACATCGCGGTCGAGGAGAAACCACTGCAATGAGTCATTCGTGTGTTGTCATACGCATTCACGCGAACTAGTCTAAGTCGTTGTTTGGCCTTTTCTTTATTAGCGAAAaacgaaaagcaaaacaaaaaactcGATGTCTTGAGTTGATTTGAAATATCCTCAGACAAAGGTTTAAAGGCTCTTAAACCTACTCTTGGCCATTTTACATAATTTGTTATTTCGCCAAAGTACAGCTTGTTTACATAACAAACAAGTGCGCCAGTCAATTAAACGTGACCATTGAGAGTGATTCGAGCAGAGCTGTGTGCTTTCTCCGTATTGTACTCGTTTTCTGTTTCATTTCGGTAACATCAAATTCATTGGAATCTTATTTTTTGAAGAACTGAACTGCTTTCACTCTCTAGTTCTTACTCAGTCGAGCATCTAATTACCAGCTAGGTAGAACCCTTCCCAAACTAGAACGTTTCTTTGTCTGAGCGTCAACAACCACAATTCAGAACGACCAAATGGCACTTCAGCTGACTACAACACAACAGGAACTGGCTCGCTGTATCACGCTGTCCGCAGGCTTTATCAAAACCAAAGCTTCGCTACGATAACAACTTGGACTGGCGTCGAAGACGCCTCCCCCTGTTCTTTGATACCAGTGGTGTCTGAATATTTCCGtcacttttgtttcattctaCGTACATTTTAATTCTCTTATTTGGCCGTTGCTGGTGCGGATACCGTCCATACGACATAGCCGATAAAATATCACACATTTTGCCAGATTGCCTTCGCTGCTAGATCCGTCGGTCAAGTTGATAGGAACACTTCAACACGGAAGCCGAGGGTGTAATTATTGTTCGATAGAAATACACTATTTTTTTCTCGCAAATTGAAAGAAATCACCGATGAGCTGCCGCGAAGGTGCTAATGACTGCAGGTAACGTCTGGTGTAAAACTCACAACACGTGACACGATAAACAAATCTCTTCTGCGATTCGTCGACTAGATCGTCTTCTGGTGCTCTTGATACTGTTCCTTCATTATTGACTGTGATATTTCCCGAGGCCAAAACGGCTGTTTTATATAGATTTTCCTCTTGCCAAGAGCAGCGATGATGGCGATGTAGGATGTCGCACTTTTATATATAAACATTCGCGGTTCGCGATCGTTTTACACGCGGCTAATAAGATATATACATCTGTACAGTTCATAGTAAAGATGTTGTTGTTTATCCACGGAACGAGTCGGTAGGTGAACCGTGCGATATAGCAGGGAAGGTTCAAATTTCTTGAAACAAACAGTCGCTGCCATAAATTTGAAACCAGGCTGTCGAAAGTTGatcatttgttttgttttgaatgatGTTCGTCTATTGTTGAGCAGTGGAGAGAGGGTCAAAAGCCTAGTTCTAGAATGACCATGGTGGGAATTAATATAAAGTGTTGAGGATTGCTAAATtgcaatttttgtatttttgcattttcagtaTTTGATTGTAAAAAGTTTTTCGAGCACCTTCATAAATCACCATTGCAACAAATTCGATATGCAAAAGTACCCCATATCCAAGCATAACATGGTCATCCTATCAGGTCAAGGCTATCACCGAAGATTCTGAGTAATCATCAAATTCAATTGAATGGATTCTATAAATAATatttgtcttgttttcatgatCATTTGCGTTGCCGACCaggaaattttatttatgctcAGGGAAAATGTCTGAATCAGATATGGTTTTCGCTCACATATAGGATACATCCCGGTCACGCGCTTTCGTATCATACGTATCGTAACGTTAGCCAGGTAGCTTCGCAGGACACTCATTgcctatgtaaggtttgcacgcttatgaCTCCGCTATTACTAGACGggttttaatcattcatacactaGCCGATTCAGAAACGCCTAGCTTAATATTAATGGTAATTTAATATCTGTGCAATAAAAGTAGTCTGTTGAAAagcggtaaaattaaaaagttcacaaaaaagcgaaATTTATATCAACGAGGCAACTATTTCAGACAGAGACGTCAAAAGGGAGCACCGAAGTGACTCAATCAAAcactaaaagttataaatagaggtgcctgtttgaatcagttttcgCTTTGATTCCAAACGAGTAACATCATGACTATAGCTTCTGGacgctacaataagcggtagacgctatagGTTTTCGGCCGCGGTGGCATCGTACATAGCTAAATCGTATACGATTTTTTCGGATACCAGCACAGTGTCaaagaatgatttgcaaagtgggtgagTGGGGTGATTTTTTGGATTGACTTCAATATTGCAGCGTGCGACGTGTATGGTTTGCTCGAGagtttgcgtttgaaaaaataatttattttatgcttgTGTGTGCGTTGGAAAGAGGATCCTTTCGGCGATTTGTAGGTAATGCGCCACACATATTTCATATTTACGATTTATGTGATACGTTTTTATCtctaaggcatctgacaacatgcttATGTAGTTATTCCTAAAGTACGGGCGGACTCAACCGGATTTGCACCTACAGAAAGGCGTGGGTTAGTTGAAGATTTTGCTGAGCGAGTGGACTGAATTATGTTGAAGCAGTTTTACTTCCGATTTGTTTGCAAAATGTTGCGATATAATCCATATCGATTCTTCATATTCtacccaaaagtaataacaTTTGACCAAGAGAAAGCACTGATTAATTTTTATCACACTTCCCAATTGAACACCGAACACCATGTTCACTCTAGTTCTGTGCTGTAAACTCGAACACGCTAATGCGTACAAAAACACGTGCGCATGTTCGcatgcacaaccgaaccccagaTACGTACgcgttcgtacacacaggttcttgatactagttttctctttctctctcttatCATTACTATCGTTGACTCGTCTTATTTTGTGTGCGCCATTCTTGGGGAAGCATACAAGgattaaacctaagtttgcacatcgttcgcttgggttcggtgttcgaggcAATTCTGTACACAGAGGCAAAACATGTGTGAGTTTGAACGCgtacacgaaattttgtacacaggtgcaaacttggcgatgttcatgggaagactggttTATATCACCGTTTTTTATGGTTTTTATCGCCGTTTGACGGTATACCCTAATTCACTAACCCTAACACTAACACCCTATCCtgcgacacttgtggatgatgcagagaattcctcggtcataatagtcacaagtgttgatctgcatgggcgtggccatctacgttattgatcatactataatcttagtgTCTTTAGGTTGCACTTTGAGTATGATGTTCTAGCCAAGTAAGAT
This sequence is a window from Topomyia yanbarensis strain Yona2022 unplaced genomic scaffold, ASM3024719v1 HiC_scaffold_506, whole genome shotgun sequence. Protein-coding genes within it:
- the LOC131695743 gene encoding SH3 domain-containing protein 19 translates to MCDILSAMSYGRYPHQQRPNKRIKINMTIPSRPAPPPPQVSSNKINRYSPATSWDDMPFNPQRGGVPMANRQPPLSGAQPNQKAKKAPPPRPPPPKVVPALKKPGQPQSINILSNLFGQKRNHSGPKPPIAPKCQIPVKLPPPPKLPPPLGQHAPNYGSVASTPSSGHGSTYGTDLQLISFDSPPSSPTFTQKSCSDCISVDSFSSDSNYSSPNNGSMSQTESGFEDDFVNQNENQRSKTTTPASMAATKDPWDLSDPFGMPPPVTRATSSNHNIYAPLSSATIRAPAVNSKLYESEFVDPLCNGKTVLSKVQTVAMPTIIKNSAVGSSSSQKFSPALKPKPTVAPVQPVWAIIKPPVPLPTVASAFQQQNSTSFDDGEESLDSLPSLPMPNIPPPPPPPCVEVADAEEVTCTANVGRQEPYGIAMYDFNGETDEDLNFRTNDKIYLLKRLNEEWLLGRNRKGCEGMFPANYIEVRVPLPGERLAVSPSGSSSSAATNHGDISPISATNSFKHPQVRVLYTFSAEMPEDLTIIENEYVTVMYQLNQEWLYGERHGQRGQFPANFVEYVPPNLPPMPASGT